The genomic region TGCCCACGCCCAACAAATTGGCACCCTAACACCCGAACTCCACCCTCGTTTCCCTACCCAGCAATGCACCTCCTCGGGCATCTGCACCACCAAGCGAACCTCCCTCGTGACGGACGCCTTATCCCGCCACTTCCACTCCATCTCCGACCCCTCCGTCTCCTGCGCTTCTGCCGATTTCCTCTCGAACCCTTCGCTTTGTGACCCCGACGATCCAGCTTCGTGCGCAGCAAACTGCGCCCTCGAAGGGATTGAATACGGTGGAATCGGCGTGTCTGCTGTGGGCTCGGCAGTGACACTGAGGCAATACCTCTTTGACGGAGCTGAATACCGCGCTGTCAGCCCGAGGGTCTATCTCCTCGCTGAGGATGGAGAGAATTACGAAGCTCTGACGCTGCTGGGCCAGGAGTTGGCTGTAGATGTCGATGTTTCGGGACTGCCCTGCGGGATGAACAGCGCCGTGTATCTGTCCGAGATGGACCTGAGCGGGAGCAGGTCGGAGAGCAACCCTGCTGGGGCGGGGTACGGGACGGGGTATTGTGATGCGCAGTGTTTTAGGACTGCGCCGTGGATCAACGGGCTGGTAAGTCTACGTGCTTGCGATAGGCAATCTGCTGCTGTGGAGAACTAATCCGAGGTTTTGTGATCAAAAAGcccaacctcaactcctccgGCGCTTGCTGCAACGAAATGGATATCTGGGAGGCCAACTCCCGCGCCAACTCGTTTACTCCCCATACCTGTTCCTCTCCTGGGTCATTCCTCTGCTCCAGCGAGGCAGAGTGCGGCAAGGGAGCCCCAGGAGTCTGCGACAAAGACGGCTGCGGGCTCAACACCTTCAACCTCGGGAGCCCTTCGTTCTATGGCCTGGGACTGGACATCGACAGTTCAAACCCGTTCACCATCGTCACCCAATTTCTCACCAACGACGCGGGTGAGCTGAGTGAGATTAAAAGACTTTACATTCAGAACGGACAGGTTACCTCCAACACAGCCGAGACGACTGACTCGAGATTTGAAGGGATTTCATACGAGGGCTCTATCACAGAGGATTTCTGCGCAGCCAAGAACTCATCTGACTACCTCCGACTTGGCGGCATGAaagggatgggggaggcTCTGGCGCGGGGCATGGTCTTGGTTTTCAGCCTCTGGAACTCGGAAGGGGACTTCATGAGCTGGCTTGATGGGCTGCCAAGTAATGGGCCTTGTAATGCCACTGAGGGCGATCCGGCACTGATTAGGGCACAGGTCCCGG from Podospora bellae-mahoneyi strain CBS 112042 chromosome 4, whole genome shotgun sequence harbors:
- a CDS encoding hypothetical protein (EggNog:ENOG503NZ99; COG:G; CAZy:GH7), producing the protein MATPLFTPFLILLLYSPASAHAQQIGTLTPELHPRFPTQQCTSSGICTTKRTSLVTDALSRHFHSISDPSVSCASADFLSNPSLCDPDDPASCAANCALEGIEYGGIGVSAVGSAVTLRQYLFDGAEYRAVSPRVYLLAEDGENYEALTLLGQELAVDVDVSGLPCGMNSAVYLSEMDLSGSRSESNPAGAGYGTGYCDAQCFRTAPWINGLVSLRACGFVIKKPNLNSSGACCNEMDIWEANSRANSFTPHTCSSPGSFLCSSEAECGKGAPGVCDKDGCGLNTFNLGSPSFYGLGLDIDSSNPFTIVTQFLTNDAGELSEIKRLYIQNGQVTSNTAETTDSRFEGISYEGSITEDFCAAKNSSDYLRLGGMKGMGEALARGMVLVFSLWNSEGDFMSWLDGLPSNGPCNATEGDPALIRAQVPDVSVTFSNVRWGEIGSTFSMSGGVKEEGVVTGPHIVTDAAVAVENGGTRVNVVTGPVLGLAVIFGFMASA